The DNA sequence TCTGCGAAGTACAAAATCACCGACAACCTGAACTTTATGGTCCGCGGTGGCCGTGACTTCTTCTCCGAGTACCGTTTCATCAAGCGTGCCTACTCTACGCAGCGTTTCCCCAACGGGCAATACCGCGAAGACAAGATCAACTTCAACGAAACCAACATCGACTTCCTGTTGAACTATAGCAAAAGCCTGAACGAAGATTGGGACATCAGCCTCAATGCTGGTGGCAACCGGATGATCCAACAAAACCATTTTAGCGCAATTGCAGCTAATGCTCTTCTGATTCCTGGTGTTTACTCTCTTTCTAATGCTGACGGCCCGCTCATACAGGCAATTGATCGCCCCGAGCGCCAAATCAACTCGCTTTATGCCTTTGGCCAGGTGGGTTGGAGAAACCGTATTTATCTGGATGTAACTGGTCGTAACGACTGGTCTTCGACCTTACCACAAAGCAACAACTCTTACTTCTACCCATCCGTATCGGTGAGTGCAGTCATCAGTGAGATGCTGGATATTCCTTCCAGCAGTGCTTTGTCATTTGCTAAGTTACGCCTCGGCTGGGCACAGGTAGGTAGCGACACCGACCCTTATCGTCTGAACGACTTCTTTATCTTTAGCGATACGCCTTGGGGCAGCAATGCGATTGCTTCACCAACGAATGTACTGCCCCCAACGGACCTGAAGCCAGAGCTGCAGACCTCTTACGAAGTAGGTGCTGATGTTCGTTTCTTCCGCAATCGTTTGGGTGTAGACCTTACCTACTACAACAGTGTTTCCGAGAACCAGATTCTGGCCATCGAGTTGCCTGCTTCCTCCGGCAAAACTTCCCGCGTGATCAACGCTGGCAAGATTGAAAACCGCGGTATTGAATTGTTAATCAGCGCGACCCCCGTGAAGTCGAAAAATGGCCTCAACTGGAACACTTTCTTCAACTTCTCGCGCAACACCAACGAAGTACTGGAACTGCCTGACGGTGTGGACCAATACGTTTACGGTGGCAATGGCATTACCCTGATTGCAGAGAAAGGTGGTTCATTAGGCGATATGTGGGGTACTGGTCTCAAGACCGTCCAAGACCCTAACAGCCCATTCTTCGGCGAGGTAATCTTCAACAATGGTCTGGTACAGCAGGACAACACCCTCCGCAAGGTGGGCAACTTCAATCCTGACTTCAACCTCGGCTGGTCGAATGAGCTTTCTTACAAAGGATTCTCCTTAAACTTCCTCTTCGACTGGCGCCAGGGTGGTGAGTTACTTTCTCGTACGCGCCTGATCGCTGCCACTTCCGGAAACGTAGTAGAGACTTTATGGGGACGTGACACGGAGTTCGGTGGTGCCCACGATGGTATTTCGGATTCTGGCCTCACCTACATCGACGAATCTACGGGGGAAACCCGTACTGATGGTATCATTGGACAGGGCGTAAGAGCTGTGACCGATGATAATGGTAACGTGACATACGTCGCCAATGACGTGATCGTTCCTGCCAACGCTTACCACAACAACCGCTATCGCCGTGACAACGACACCGAAGGTATTTACGATGCTACCTTCATCAAGTTGCGCCAAGCGAGTCTAAGCTACAGCCTCCCTACCAGCTTATTGGACAAGACCTTCATCCGCAAGGCTAAGATCTCTTTGATTGGCAACAACATTTGGTTATGGGCCAAGGACTTCAACCACGGCGATCCTGAGCTCCTCTCTTTTGGTGGAGGACGTTACGTGCCTGGTGTAGAAAATGCTACTGTGCCATCTACGCGCAGCCTTGGCTTTTCTCTAGACATCGAATTTTAATCTTTATCTGATTCCTGCTCCCTACTGGTGCTGGCCCTTTTGGCGCCTGGCACCAGTAGGGAGACAAAAATACCTTATCATGAAAAATACGTTTTTCATTTTCTTCGCTGCCCTGCTGTTTTTGTTTACGGCCTGTGACAGCTTTGAGGTAAGCAACGTCAATCCAGACGTGGCCTCTTCCATCAACAATAACCCTGAACTCCTGCTGACCGGCGTACAACGCGACGCGATCAACAGCATGGTGGGTTCTTCCTGGAGTGAGGGCAACCTCATGGCGCAGTATGGTGCCCGGATTGTATTTACCTCTTTCGATTTGTTCGACTGGGGTGACCAATCTGGAGCCTGGGATCGCTTGTACCTTTCAGTACGTGATGCTAAAGCTTTAGAGCAAATTGCTATTGAGAGCAACCTCCCCAGCTACGAGGCCGTTTCTTTGATCATGCAATCCTGGATGTGCCACATCCTGACCGATATGTGGGGCGACATCCCCTATGCTGAAGCCACGCGTGCTTTCGATGAGGAACCGGTTTACACACCAGCTTATGACTTCCAGCAAGACGTTTACAATGGCCTGCTCGCTACCTTGGAACAGGCAAACACTTTGCTGAGCGCCGACAACCTTCCCGCTATTAAAGGCGACATCGTTTTTGATGGCGACCTGGAAAAATGGAGAAAGTTTGCCAACTCCCTTCACTTGCGCGTAGCCTTGCGCCTGAGTAATGTGGATGAAAACAAGAGCCGCACGGAGATCAACAAAATCTACACTGATTCGGAAAAGTACCCAGTGATGAACTCCAACGAAGATAATGCCGTACTGAACTATCTGGGATCTTTCCCCAACGCTCATCCTATCTCGGAGGCAGCCCGTTACCGGGTGGGGTCTTTTAACGAGTACCGAATTTCAGAAACCCTGGAAGGCGTATTGAGAGATTACGACGATCCTCGACTGGATTTTTTTGCTGATCCAACAGCTAATTCTGTAGCATTGGGTATGCCAGAAATTTCCGGAATGCAGAACGGAATTGTTGACGGTCCTGCCTACGAATACAAAGGAGGTGATGCGTTTTTATCAAAATTCAACATCGACTTTTTCCACTTCCAGGCCAACGCCAACCAAGGTCGCCTGATGACGGTCTCGGAAGTAGCCTTCATTTTTGCGGAGGCTGCTCAGCGCGGCTGGATCAGTGCCGACGCGCAAGACTTTTATGACCAAGGCGTAAGCAGCAATTTCGACTACTGGAATGTCACCATGCCAAGTGACTACCTGACCAATCTGGGGGCTTATGATGGCGCATTGGAAACCATCGCCAAGCAAAAGTATATCGCTTTGTTCTACATCGACTTCCAAGGATTTATCGAGTACAAGCGGACGGGATTCCCTACTACGATTCAGCCGGGGCCTGATGCTTTCTACAACGAATACCCTAGCCGATTTGAATACCCTTCAAAGGAACAAGCACTCAATGCCGTTAACTACCAGGCTGCTATTAACCGCCAGGGAGCTGACGAAATTACCACGCCAGTTTGGTGGGAAAATAACTAAGAACAAGTATTTAGTTTGAAATAATCAAAACAAAACAATTACCATGTGGCCGGGGAGACAAGCTCTTCGGCCGCTTTTTTTTATCGGATCAAAACCACATCCCCACTCAAGTAGAAGCGCTCGCCATCCTGTCCTTCCAGCTCTGCCTGCCAGACAAAAACGCCCGGCCCTAAAGCACGACCATTGGCTGTTCCATCCCATCCGACAGTTGCTTGATTGGTACGAATAGCTACTTTTTCGTACTGCATCCCGCCCCAGCGATCAAATATTTGCAGGCGGCGAATTGTATAATCTTGAGGCCCTTGCAAATAGAAATAATCATTGATTCCATCCCGGTTAGGACTGAAGGCATTCGGGGCGTACACCTGTGGCCCTAGAATTATTACCGAGGCATCGGAGGTGGCCAAACAGCCATTGCTATTTTCTACTAATAATTGATAATAACTATCAATGAGCGGCCTACTGGCAGGCGTCTCGCAGGTGATGCAACTCAGCGTAGACCCGGGGGTTTCTTGCCAAAGATAAAGCTGTATGGGAGCAGTACTATTGACAGTAGGCATCCAGGTGATTTCTTCACCGCGTTCAATGGTGCGGTCGGTTCCTATGGTTACGCTCAGGTCATCTTGAGCAATCACAATAGCAGCACTGACTTCCGCACAGGGCGTTTGCACCGTCACCGCATAGGTCCCCGGCTGGTGTACCAAAATATCCGGGCCAGTCACACCCGTATTCCACTGATAAAATGAGGCATTATCAATACCCGAACTTAGCAGGAGCGTATCCCCCAAACACAGGTAAGGATGGATGTTGGCGAAATCAATGGCCAGCTCCTTGATATCAAACACGGTGGGATCGTCATTGGCGGGAGTTTCTGGATCATCGGAAAAAACGCGTGTGGTTGTCACAGATTGATCGATGAACACATTGTCCAGATAAGCAACATTGAACACCGTTTGTGGTGTTACGTTTTCCTGAATAGCTAAATCGAGCGTAAAGGTATAGGTTCCGAGCGGTAAAAGAATATCTTCAATGGTCAGCACATTGCTTCCTACACCGCTGACGACATTTCCCGCAAAGGGTAAACTACTGATCGACTGGATCAATGTACCCTCGGGGAAAGTATCCTGCAAGCTCAGGTTTTCTTGATCTTGATCCGTGCGATTGAGCAGGGTAAATTCAAATTCCAGGCGCGTGCAAGGATAGGCACTCCGGTTGGACACCCGATTGAGCAACTCCACTTTAAAAGGACAAGAGCAGGCATCCTGATTGCGCTCAAAACCCAGCTCCCGCAACAAAACAGCACTGCCGTCTACGGTACTAAAATGATAAAGATTTCGGTTGGTAAAAACGTCCTGCGCTGCCCCTATGCCGAAAAGCTCTCCGTAAGCATTGAAAAACAACGAAGGCATATTGCCCTGAATAGCCGGAATGATGGGATAACCGGTATTATCCACCAAGCCATTCGCAAGATCAATGGTGATCAGGCGCCCCTCGCTGTGCTCAAAACCAA is a window from the Lewinella sp. LCG006 genome containing:
- a CDS encoding SusC/RagA family TonB-linked outer membrane protein, translated to MKLALHVQARHFYIQKCRPLAFFVLLSLISVALTGQTTVSGTVLEEGTQTPLIGVNIIVKGAPTGTITDFDGKYKIEVPAEDAVLLFSFVGYATQEIAVTGQREINVSLSEGIGLDEVTVTALGIAREEKSLGYAVQEVNGEDISAANSANLVSTLAGRAAGVQVVTNGTGAGQSASVVIRGYSSLGGDNQPLFVVDGTPINNTTDTRTNTSGIASNMNVDYGNGAGEINPDDIESISVLKGANATALYGSRAANGAIIITTKSGKNRKGIGVAVNSKTTFETMLAGPEYQRVYGQGKNFDFAFVDGYGNGTFDGVDESWGPRLDGTLRPQHDSPTANGLRGGDVHGLDFVLGASGVNLDRRGDITPTPFIDPGDPVENFLETGYTTTNNFSFFGSNDRGNFRLSYTNLDNKGMLPNTDLRRNTVAFSADYNLSDRLTVSANTNYIRTDSDNRHVNGYGTESVMYLFIWWGQQVDVNGLRNYWQDGLEGFQQFNYNYNYHDNPYFTMYENTNGLAKDRLIGNISAKYKITDNLNFMVRGGRDFFSEYRFIKRAYSTQRFPNGQYREDKINFNETNIDFLLNYSKSLNEDWDISLNAGGNRMIQQNHFSAIAANALLIPGVYSLSNADGPLIQAIDRPERQINSLYAFGQVGWRNRIYLDVTGRNDWSSTLPQSNNSYFYPSVSVSAVISEMLDIPSSSALSFAKLRLGWAQVGSDTDPYRLNDFFIFSDTPWGSNAIASPTNVLPPTDLKPELQTSYEVGADVRFFRNRLGVDLTYYNSVSENQILAIELPASSGKTSRVINAGKIENRGIELLISATPVKSKNGLNWNTFFNFSRNTNEVLELPDGVDQYVYGGNGITLIAEKGGSLGDMWGTGLKTVQDPNSPFFGEVIFNNGLVQQDNTLRKVGNFNPDFNLGWSNELSYKGFSLNFLFDWRQGGELLSRTRLIAATSGNVVETLWGRDTEFGGAHDGISDSGLTYIDESTGETRTDGIIGQGVRAVTDDNGNVTYVANDVIVPANAYHNNRYRRDNDTEGIYDATFIKLRQASLSYSLPTSLLDKTFIRKAKISLIGNNIWLWAKDFNHGDPELLSFGGGRYVPGVENATVPSTRSLGFSLDIEF
- a CDS encoding SusD/RagB family nutrient-binding outer membrane lipoprotein encodes the protein MKNTFFIFFAALLFLFTACDSFEVSNVNPDVASSINNNPELLLTGVQRDAINSMVGSSWSEGNLMAQYGARIVFTSFDLFDWGDQSGAWDRLYLSVRDAKALEQIAIESNLPSYEAVSLIMQSWMCHILTDMWGDIPYAEATRAFDEEPVYTPAYDFQQDVYNGLLATLEQANTLLSADNLPAIKGDIVFDGDLEKWRKFANSLHLRVALRLSNVDENKSRTEINKIYTDSEKYPVMNSNEDNAVLNYLGSFPNAHPISEAARYRVGSFNEYRISETLEGVLRDYDDPRLDFFADPTANSVALGMPEISGMQNGIVDGPAYEYKGGDAFLSKFNIDFFHFQANANQGRLMTVSEVAFIFAEAAQRGWISADAQDFYDQGVSSNFDYWNVTMPSDYLTNLGAYDGALETIAKQKYIALFYIDFQGFIEYKRTGFPTTIQPGPDAFYNEYPSRFEYPSKEQALNAVNYQAAINRQGADEITTPVWWENN
- a CDS encoding gliding motility-associated C-terminal domain-containing protein yields the protein MSTRPIVYFLLLFATPLPAQTPFTCDGKMYRVVEEQGGSTFQEIEIDLAAGTSTFTDRHFFGGSRINGIAYRPADNLIYGVLLGDPYVLCRIDADYQLESLRALDLPADMLFVSGDVSPDERYLVLLGFRPENNDNLLALIDLSVEGYPMTIIPLAKNNPAAALYCADIAFHPTLDLLFGFEHSEGRLITIDLANGLVDNTGYPIIPAIQGNMPSLFFNAYGELFGIGAAQDVFTNRNLYHFSTVDGSAVLLRELGFERNQDACSCPFKVELLNRVSNRSAYPCTRLEFEFTLLNRTDQDQENLSLQDTFPEGTLIQSISSLPFAGNVVSGVGSNVLTIEDILLPLGTYTFTLDLAIQENVTPQTVFNVAYLDNVFIDQSVTTTRVFSDDPETPANDDPTVFDIKELAIDFANIHPYLCLGDTLLLSSGIDNASFYQWNTGVTGPDILVHQPGTYAVTVQTPCAEVSAAIVIAQDDLSVTIGTDRTIERGEEITWMPTVNSTAPIQLYLWQETPGSTLSCITCETPASRPLIDSYYQLLVENSNGCLATSDASVIILGPQVYAPNAFSPNRDGINDYFYLQGPQDYTIRRLQIFDRWGGMQYEKVAIRTNQATVGWDGTANGRALGPGVFVWQAELEGQDGERFYLSGDVVLIR